In Terriglobus sp. TAA 43, a single window of DNA contains:
- a CDS encoding BlaI/MecI/CopY family transcriptional regulator has translation MATPKLSKLEFQIMEVLWARGESSIREILDSLPVKGRPAYNTIQTMVYRMEAKGIARRLKKVGNFHIYAASISRDAAQRRLIDELLALFGGRSQPVVARLVEIGKLSLDDVKEAERVLREPSEKEKR, from the coding sequence ATGGCTACACCCAAACTTTCAAAGCTCGAATTTCAAATCATGGAGGTGCTGTGGGCGCGAGGCGAATCCTCCATCCGAGAGATTTTAGATTCACTCCCCGTGAAGGGACGACCAGCCTACAACACAATTCAGACGATGGTTTACAGGATGGAAGCGAAGGGAATAGCCCGGCGCCTCAAGAAGGTAGGAAACTTCCATATTTACGCCGCTTCCATCTCGCGCGACGCTGCACAGCGACGTCTGATCGACGAATTGCTGGCTCTCTTTGGAGGACGGTCTCAGCCTGTGGTAGCACGCCTTGTTGAGATAGGTAAATTGTCTCTCGATGACGTGAAGGAGGCAGAACGGGTCTTGCGCGAACCAAGTGAGAAGGAGAAGCGCTGA
- a CDS encoding TIGR03435 family protein: MPKKSLRREVFVNGLSILTVLMMAVPSSRAQASTTTAEKSQPGAESPYVATMEFDVASVRENKNLDLNTGVMVSGGFVVNTTVFHGLNLSIENLISTAYGLDISQIVNLPKWQWPTVFVVEAKGGSDSDMRMAALTKERQLAEQRHMLQVLLQDRFNLKAHWETKEKDVYNLVQAKGGTKLGSAGSIPISPDEVKYFNGNPVPALYQRNDGQGYDFFAHGCTMSQLARTLTGQFGRPVNDRTGLSGKYDFVLKYKGRWDRDRDAEDFDPLPPMDRALVEELGLKVESAKGDVDVLVIDEVAKPSAN; encoded by the coding sequence GTGCCTAAGAAGAGCCTGCGGAGAGAAGTCTTTGTGAATGGACTTTCTATTCTGACCGTGTTGATGATGGCCGTTCCGTCCTCCCGAGCGCAAGCATCGACCACAACCGCAGAGAAATCCCAGCCGGGTGCAGAGTCCCCCTACGTTGCCACGATGGAATTCGATGTCGCGTCGGTTCGTGAGAACAAGAACCTTGATCTCAATACTGGCGTGATGGTAAGCGGTGGTTTCGTTGTGAATACGACGGTTTTCCATGGGCTAAATTTGAGCATCGAGAACCTGATTAGTACCGCGTATGGTTTGGATATCTCTCAGATCGTGAACCTGCCGAAATGGCAGTGGCCGACGGTGTTCGTAGTCGAAGCAAAAGGTGGCAGTGATTCAGACATGAGAATGGCGGCACTCACCAAGGAGCGACAGCTTGCTGAGCAACGTCACATGCTGCAGGTACTGCTGCAGGATCGTTTCAACCTTAAGGCACATTGGGAGACAAAGGAAAAAGACGTTTATAACCTGGTGCAGGCCAAGGGAGGTACGAAGCTGGGATCTGCGGGCTCTATTCCCATCTCTCCTGACGAGGTTAAATACTTCAATGGAAATCCTGTTCCGGCTCTCTATCAGAGGAATGATGGACAAGGTTATGACTTCTTCGCACACGGCTGCACAATGAGTCAATTAGCTCGAACCCTCACGGGGCAGTTTGGGAGACCAGTGAACGATAGAACGGGCCTGTCAGGGAAATACGATTTCGTGTTGAAGTACAAGGGACGATGGGACCGGGACCGGGACGCGGAGGACTTTGATCCGTTGCCCCCGATGGATAGGGCCTTAGTAGAGGAGTTGGGTCTGAAAGTCGAGTCAGCCAAAGGAGACGTGGACGTGCTTGTTATTGATGAAGTGGCGAAGCCTTCAGCGAACTAG
- the fliB gene encoding flagellin lysine-N-methylase, whose product MKKPLRNPMLFERSDTTASQNGPLETDAGQRPTFAARFRCVGSECEDTCCGDWDIPLDKITYLKYRKFPDEELRTLVSHFVIPREGMPHDNWYGSIRRKQDGACPFFGADLLCAIQKQYGPELLSSTCSIYPRSLAVVDGVLEGSLSLSCPEAARQVLLDEDSTEQMGDLFSGQFRTDNVFGVRDNKGLGAVYLQVRGLIVELIRDRTRPVWQRLLLIVDLCVRLDSVTDRDLIAASDLVTLFRNSLGQRSDSEFDHTPDIACRLELAIFLSTQRCQDPDCGTRFKDVFWDFIEAIGSTTSSGAHEDVYRFRNANQNHLEPLLSEAPFMLENFLLNYIYQHLFPFGRAGSNRFFSHTMSDEAILLVVRYSWMTTLLAGAAGLHGSSFGKSRLVSTVQSFTRAVEHTPYILEEALVFVRSRGLDTLSGLTKLLRS is encoded by the coding sequence ATGAAGAAACCGCTCCGAAATCCTATGCTGTTTGAGCGATCCGATACCACAGCGTCTCAAAATGGACCGCTTGAAACAGATGCGGGGCAGCGGCCGACGTTTGCGGCAAGGTTCCGCTGCGTCGGTTCAGAGTGTGAGGACACATGCTGCGGTGATTGGGACATTCCGCTCGATAAGATTACCTATTTAAAGTACCGGAAGTTTCCAGACGAGGAACTTCGCACTCTTGTGTCGCACTTTGTAATACCGCGCGAAGGAATGCCGCACGACAATTGGTATGGTTCGATCCGTCGCAAGCAGGATGGGGCGTGTCCCTTCTTTGGTGCAGACCTTCTGTGCGCGATTCAAAAGCAATACGGTCCCGAGCTCTTATCTTCAACCTGTTCGATATATCCTCGTTCGCTTGCGGTCGTAGATGGAGTCCTTGAAGGTTCTCTTAGCCTTTCATGTCCTGAAGCCGCGCGCCAAGTGCTGTTGGATGAGGATTCCACTGAGCAAATGGGCGATCTGTTTTCCGGTCAGTTCCGAACAGATAATGTGTTCGGCGTCCGCGATAACAAAGGTCTAGGAGCGGTTTATCTACAAGTTCGAGGTTTGATCGTCGAACTCATCCGTGACCGGACACGGCCTGTGTGGCAACGCCTGCTCTTAATAGTCGATCTTTGTGTTCGCTTGGACAGTGTTACTGACCGAGACTTGATCGCCGCCTCAGACCTTGTCACGCTCTTCAGGAATTCGTTGGGACAGAGATCTGACTCCGAGTTCGACCATACGCCCGACATCGCATGTCGTCTTGAACTTGCCATATTTCTCAGCACTCAGCGTTGCCAAGATCCAGATTGTGGCACTAGATTCAAGGATGTCTTTTGGGATTTCATTGAAGCGATCGGCTCAACGACTTCCTCAGGAGCACATGAAGACGTGTATCGCTTCCGAAACGCGAACCAGAACCATTTGGAACCGCTGCTCAGTGAGGCACCATTCATGCTGGAAAACTTCCTGCTGAACTACATTTACCAGCACCTCTTCCCTTTCGGAAGAGCTGGGAGCAACAGATTTTTTAGCCACACGATGTCTGATGAGGCCATCCTGCTAGTCGTTCGCTACTCTTGGATGACGACGCTACTCGCTGGGGCAGCAGGTCTGCATGGCTCCAGCTTTGGAAAGTCGCGCCTTGTGTCTACCGTCCAATCCTTTACCCGAGCTGTCGAACACACACCCTACATCCTTGAAGAAGCTCTTGTTTTTGTAAGGTCCCGCGGCCTCGACACATTGTCAGGTCTGACAAAGCTTCTCAGAAGCTAA
- a CDS encoding PadR family transcriptional regulator, protein MPKPIELLQGTLDLLILQTLALESTHGWGIAQRIQQLSNDALRIGQGSLYPALQRLELKGWIRSEWQITENNRRAKYYLLTRAGKKQFAMELADWDRFSLAIASVLGRATDASS, encoded by the coding sequence ATGCCGAAGCCGATTGAACTTTTGCAAGGCACGCTTGATCTATTGATCCTCCAGACGCTCGCACTTGAATCGACGCATGGATGGGGCATAGCGCAACGCATTCAACAACTATCGAATGATGCACTACGGATCGGACAAGGTTCACTCTATCCAGCGCTTCAACGGCTTGAGCTTAAAGGATGGATACGCTCGGAATGGCAAATCACTGAGAACAATCGGCGAGCGAAATATTACCTGCTGACTCGGGCAGGCAAGAAACAATTCGCGATGGAGCTAGCCGACTGGGATCGCTTTTCGTTAGCGATAGCGTCAGTCCTTGGTCGAGCCACGGATGCATCCTCATGA
- a CDS encoding TIGR03435 family protein has protein sequence MKNRFLAKSVLLLCAFSCVKAQSPSVEVATIKPSDPEAKDEWFTVRGRHYMTTNTSVSDLLRYAFGLSQKQVEGAPDWTSRERFDLDALTAREGAIGDEQMREMTREILVQRFHLRFHDEIKEMDVYALTVAKGGIKIAKTTRSPQDNTDFYGPRGELIVKNATLTAVASGLSRGMVPRPVVDQTGLTGKYDFDLRWIPEDSQPDGNSALPGFYRAFEEQLGLKLTAARAPMTVMVVDEISRPTAN, from the coding sequence ATGAAAAACCGATTTCTCGCTAAGTCCGTTCTCCTGCTCTGTGCCTTTTCATGCGTGAAAGCGCAGTCGCCGTCTGTCGAGGTTGCCACCATAAAGCCGAGTGACCCGGAAGCGAAAGACGAATGGTTCACTGTTCGTGGACGTCACTACATGACGACTAATACATCAGTGAGTGACCTGCTCCGCTATGCGTTCGGTTTGAGTCAAAAGCAGGTTGAGGGGGCGCCGGACTGGACATCGCGCGAAAGATTCGACCTCGACGCATTGACCGCGAGAGAAGGCGCGATCGGTGACGAACAGATGCGGGAAATGACACGAGAAATCCTCGTCCAACGATTCCATCTCCGTTTCCATGATGAGATTAAGGAGATGGACGTGTATGCGTTGACCGTCGCAAAAGGCGGAATAAAGATTGCCAAAACGACCCGCTCACCTCAGGACAATACAGACTTTTATGGACCTAGGGGGGAGCTGATAGTGAAGAATGCCACCCTGACAGCGGTGGCGTCCGGTCTCTCGCGCGGAATGGTACCTCGTCCGGTGGTCGATCAGACTGGCTTGACGGGCAAATACGATTTTGACTTGAGATGGATTCCTGAAGATAGCCAGCCTGACGGCAACAGCGCTTTGCCAGGATTCTACCGAGCGTTTGAAGAGCAGCTTGGCTTAAAGTTAACAGCTGCCAGAGCTCCTATGACCGTAATGGTAGTGGATGAGATCTCCCGCCCAACAGCGAATTGA
- a CDS encoding ABC transporter permease, with translation MITEFLRRLRSLIFMKRRSDLDDEIGFHLEQATLVKIADGMDPFEARRRALIEFGGVESTREKCERQRPGWWMGTVTQDMQYAFRGFCRNPLFTISVLLTLALGIGATTAVFSVVDLILFRPLPYTEPSRIVSLGFTHPLEPQEFVMGRFYLEWQRNQTAFSDLAAQSTGIHHCDLVENDPVQLSCIGFQDSFLPLFGITPVLGRNFLPEEDRPNGPRVMMISYGLWKGHFSGDQGILGRMIDVDGNPVQVIGVLPKNFQFPAMETADIVFPLALNAAVQQTVNGGFGDPVRLFARLKPGVGLPQAFAQMQPLFNNDVRWFPPSAKSETRLSIRTLRDRETQESRPVAWALLGFVLTVLLTACANVSGLMMARGAARQRELAVRSAIGASRGRLVCQALTESLVLSFAGGLVGLAIAQALILVFVHIAPAGIPFISKAHIDLRVGVFAALVSCLCAIIFGIATALQKPKMAALNAKTSMSRNHAFFRRSLVTTQIALSIVLLSGAALLLHSFIKIQSQNLGMQPARVLTVEASVPRLRYDTSQKIMDFYLRLESSLQRLPGTRAVATTDSVPPGGWQDGFRLSDLHVQGKPPIPPGTGGTVVGRSVTPDYFRVLNVPIIRGRNFADQDRTEGESEVILSRSLAERLFPGDDPIGKRFLPNAVSGAGAIVIGIADNVKNNGLTEQSNPEMYTLRRNVAIDWRGNHLIVIVDSDMPMVVIEPWIRSQVASIDRTIPVKMESLNTSLNRLADRPRFETLLLGFFALTGLVLAIVGLYGLLAFMTTQRAQEIGVRMALGATRSDILRLIANDGLRMVLVGSVVGIGISFGTSQMLRAMLFQVSVFDPLTFILIPMLLSLVAFVAILIPAHAGARVEPATTLRTD, from the coding sequence ATGATCACTGAATTCCTGCGGCGGCTGCGGTCGCTAATTTTCATGAAAAGGCGTTCGGACTTGGATGACGAGATCGGGTTTCATCTCGAACAGGCGACACTGGTCAAGATTGCGGATGGAATGGACCCATTCGAGGCTCGCCGTCGGGCACTGATTGAATTCGGTGGTGTCGAATCGACGCGGGAAAAATGCGAACGGCAGCGTCCCGGGTGGTGGATGGGGACGGTGACACAAGACATGCAATACGCGTTTCGAGGTTTCTGTCGCAATCCACTGTTTACAATCAGTGTCCTGCTCACTCTCGCACTTGGCATTGGTGCAACGACTGCCGTCTTCAGCGTCGTAGACCTCATCCTTTTCAGGCCTTTGCCGTATACGGAGCCGAGTCGAATTGTGTCCCTGGGATTCACGCATCCACTGGAGCCACAGGAATTTGTGATGGGCCGTTTCTATCTGGAATGGCAGAGAAATCAGACAGCCTTTTCAGATCTCGCTGCGCAGAGCACAGGCATCCATCATTGCGATCTCGTTGAGAACGATCCAGTCCAACTGAGCTGCATTGGATTCCAAGACAGCTTCCTTCCTTTGTTCGGAATCACTCCAGTGCTTGGGCGCAACTTTTTGCCCGAGGAAGATCGTCCCAACGGTCCCCGCGTAATGATGATTTCTTACGGACTTTGGAAAGGACATTTCAGCGGGGACCAGGGCATCTTGGGGCGAATGATTGATGTTGACGGCAATCCTGTCCAAGTCATCGGGGTTCTGCCCAAGAATTTTCAGTTTCCTGCGATGGAAACAGCAGATATCGTCTTTCCTCTAGCCCTGAACGCCGCAGTCCAACAAACCGTCAATGGTGGTTTCGGTGATCCCGTGCGATTGTTCGCCCGACTGAAGCCCGGAGTGGGCCTACCGCAAGCGTTTGCGCAGATGCAGCCTCTTTTCAACAATGACGTCAGGTGGTTTCCTCCTTCGGCCAAAAGCGAAACGCGGCTTAGCATTCGTACCCTCCGAGATCGTGAGACGCAAGAGTCACGGCCAGTTGCATGGGCTCTTTTAGGATTTGTCCTAACGGTTCTGCTCACCGCTTGCGCGAACGTCTCGGGACTGATGATGGCGCGCGGGGCAGCCCGACAGCGCGAGCTTGCGGTCCGATCAGCCATTGGCGCGAGCAGAGGAAGACTCGTTTGCCAAGCGTTGACAGAGTCCCTTGTGCTCTCATTCGCAGGAGGTCTGGTGGGACTTGCAATTGCGCAAGCGCTGATCCTTGTGTTTGTCCATATCGCTCCAGCAGGAATCCCTTTCATCAGTAAAGCTCACATCGACCTGCGCGTTGGAGTTTTTGCAGCCTTAGTGTCATGCCTGTGCGCAATAATCTTCGGTATCGCCACCGCGCTCCAGAAACCGAAGATGGCCGCACTAAACGCGAAGACATCAATGTCACGGAATCATGCATTTTTTAGACGGTCTCTAGTCACCACCCAGATCGCTCTCAGCATCGTCCTGCTCTCGGGTGCGGCTTTGTTGTTGCACAGCTTCATCAAGATTCAATCGCAGAATCTCGGGATGCAACCCGCACGCGTATTAACTGTAGAAGCGTCGGTCCCACGGCTACGCTACGACACAAGTCAAAAGATAATGGACTTCTATCTTCGTCTTGAATCATCTCTTCAGCGATTGCCCGGCACACGAGCCGTGGCGACAACGGACTCGGTTCCCCCGGGAGGATGGCAAGATGGATTTCGACTCTCTGATCTGCACGTACAGGGAAAACCACCGATCCCTCCAGGAACAGGCGGTACCGTTGTGGGCCGATCTGTGACGCCGGACTATTTTCGCGTACTCAACGTCCCAATTATCCGCGGACGCAATTTTGCAGATCAGGATCGCACAGAGGGTGAGAGCGAAGTAATCCTGAGCCGATCGTTGGCCGAACGCCTGTTCCCAGGTGATGACCCCATAGGTAAACGCTTCTTGCCGAATGCTGTGAGCGGGGCCGGAGCAATCGTCATTGGAATCGCAGACAACGTAAAAAATAACGGGCTTACAGAACAAAGCAATCCTGAAATGTACACACTCCGTCGAAACGTAGCTATCGATTGGAGAGGAAACCACTTGATCGTGATCGTGGATAGCGACATGCCGATGGTTGTAATTGAACCTTGGATAAGATCTCAGGTCGCTTCAATTGATCGCACCATTCCAGTAAAGATGGAATCACTCAATACATCTCTCAATCGCCTGGCGGACCGTCCACGCTTTGAAACACTGTTGCTTGGATTCTTCGCGCTGACGGGTTTGGTACTGGCGATTGTCGGCCTTTATGGATTGCTCGCGTTCATGACAACGCAGCGGGCACAAGAAATCGGGGTGCGCATGGCACTCGGTGCCACACGATCCGATATTCTGCGTCTCATCGCAAATGATGGTCTACGTATGGTGTTGGTGGGATCGGTGGTCGGGATCGGTATTTCCTTCGGAACATCGCAAATGTTGAGGGCGATGCTGTTCCAAGTGAGCGTATTTGATCCGCTGACGTTCATCCTTATCCCTATGCTTTTGTCGCTCGTAGCTTTTGTTGCAATCCTTATTCCGGCCCACGCTGGGGCACGGGTCGAGCCAGCAACGACCTTACGCACCGACTAG
- a CDS encoding TIGR03435 family protein, with protein MATLKPDVSGAPAKGISVRGRTFIMTNTSLADLIVFAYDVHRKQIIGGPDWIDEEKYDINAVPDMDGQPRLTQWKMMVQSLLAERFQFVSHHDKKELSVYVLSIAKGGPKNLIESARAGDDFSALTREVPGGFTLPMRNGLISEFTNFVLQSYVLDRPVIDRTNIEGRYDFTLTWAVLGTEFGGTVLTPEPTDDPPPNLFLALRDQLGLKLEPMKAPADVLVVDRVAKPSPN; from the coding sequence GTGGCAACACTCAAACCAGATGTGTCCGGCGCACCTGCCAAGGGTATTAGCGTTCGAGGACGAACATTCATCATGACGAATACCTCGCTCGCAGATCTGATTGTGTTTGCCTATGACGTCCACAGGAAACAAATCATCGGGGGACCGGATTGGATTGATGAGGAGAAGTACGATATCAACGCAGTGCCCGACATGGACGGCCAGCCACGTCTGACGCAATGGAAAATGATGGTGCAAAGTTTACTGGCCGAGCGTTTCCAATTCGTATCTCACCACGACAAGAAGGAGCTATCTGTTTACGTGCTGTCGATAGCGAAAGGCGGTCCGAAGAACCTGATTGAGAGTGCAAGAGCTGGCGATGATTTCTCCGCACTGACGAGGGAGGTTCCCGGCGGTTTCACGCTCCCAATGCGTAACGGCTTGATTTCTGAGTTCACGAACTTCGTGCTTCAGAGTTACGTCTTGGATCGGCCGGTGATAGACCGAACCAACATCGAAGGGAGATATGATTTCACGCTGACATGGGCTGTTTTAGGCACGGAGTTTGGAGGTACTGTTCTTACTCCTGAGCCAACCGATGATCCTCCTCCAAACCTGTTTCTGGCCCTCCGAGATCAGTTGGGATTAAAGCTTGAACCAATGAAAGCCCCGGCGGATGTCCTGGTCGTCGATAGGGTCGCGAAACCATCACCAAACTAG
- a CDS encoding M56 family metallopeptidase, with amino-acid sequence MISPIWNESSLANVINHLLQSTIFASIAWVVVLTLRKSPARTRYWVWMIASLKFLLPLSLLMAAGRWLRSLAPMPIATKPLVTNVVEHMARPFQQTQFFEASEHAAVSSHGHWMLVLALAVWICGVTIIVLRWVSGWRHIRVAKRSGFPLNISANVPVLCSTTTIEPGIYGIFRPVLLLPEGILRQLTPQQLKAVIAHEMCHVRRRDNLTFAVHMIVEALLWFHPVVWWIGAQLIDERERACDEAVLEAGNDAQDYAAAILNVCRFYVELPLKCASGVTGSDLKERILRIAAHNTGAKLPFGTKLALFVLATMAIAMPLAFGLVQATKATPTWEEAAGSKMEFAVASIRLDKSGVFKPPSIPIGPDNSLGKDGPVAAGLFTADFHVGDYISFAYKLNADQRKQMYASLPTWAATENFEIHARSELAHPTKDQLRLMMQSLLADRFKLTFHQETRQLSVFALTEIEPGKIGPNLIDHAEGPPCDAPSLPVDGSTSVPVKAWPPSCGLYVAHMTSGQIFEVGSRDTTMDLVASSLSSLGQLERPMIDGTGLTGRFDFILRWTPSPSSPILPPGTTLSPDAEGTTFTEALKDQLGMKLKPTKSPMQILVVDHLERPSEN; translated from the coding sequence ATGATTTCGCCAATCTGGAACGAAAGCTCACTCGCAAACGTCATCAATCACCTATTGCAGTCGACGATTTTTGCGAGCATTGCGTGGGTGGTGGTGTTGACGCTTAGGAAGAGCCCCGCGAGGACCCGCTATTGGGTGTGGATGATCGCTTCGCTGAAGTTCCTTCTTCCGTTGTCGCTGCTGATGGCTGCAGGGCGATGGCTACGCTCGCTAGCGCCGATGCCTATCGCCACAAAACCTCTTGTTACGAATGTCGTGGAACATATGGCGCGGCCATTCCAGCAGACCCAGTTTTTCGAAGCGAGTGAACACGCCGCTGTATCGTCGCACGGTCACTGGATGTTGGTTCTAGCATTGGCAGTTTGGATTTGCGGGGTGACGATCATCGTTCTCCGTTGGGTAAGCGGATGGCGACACATACGAGTTGCGAAGCGCTCGGGATTCCCTCTCAACATTTCAGCAAACGTGCCAGTGCTGTGTTCGACGACGACGATTGAGCCGGGAATCTATGGAATCTTCCGACCAGTCCTCCTATTACCGGAAGGAATTTTGAGACAGCTCACTCCTCAGCAGTTGAAGGCGGTTATTGCGCATGAGATGTGCCATGTTCGTCGGCGCGACAATCTAACCTTTGCCGTACACATGATTGTGGAGGCGCTGCTTTGGTTTCATCCTGTAGTGTGGTGGATCGGGGCACAGCTCATCGACGAGCGCGAACGCGCCTGCGACGAGGCTGTTCTCGAAGCTGGTAATGATGCTCAGGATTATGCCGCCGCGATTCTGAATGTATGCAGGTTCTATGTCGAATTGCCACTGAAGTGTGCATCCGGCGTTACAGGTTCCGATCTGAAAGAACGCATTCTGCGTATTGCTGCACACAACACGGGGGCCAAGCTACCCTTCGGCACGAAACTGGCGCTGTTTGTACTGGCTACGATGGCGATCGCGATGCCGCTCGCATTTGGCTTGGTGCAAGCAACGAAAGCGACGCCGACTTGGGAAGAGGCAGCAGGAAGCAAGATGGAGTTTGCGGTGGCATCCATTCGCTTGGATAAATCGGGCGTATTCAAGCCTCCCAGCATACCCATCGGCCCGGACAATAGTTTGGGAAAAGATGGCCCTGTTGCTGCGGGACTTTTTACGGCTGACTTTCATGTGGGGGATTACATCAGCTTCGCGTACAAGTTGAATGCCGATCAACGGAAGCAGATGTACGCCTCCTTACCGACATGGGCCGCTACCGAAAACTTCGAGATTCATGCGCGATCTGAACTTGCTCATCCCACCAAAGATCAGTTGCGTTTGATGATGCAGTCTTTGCTTGCGGATCGCTTCAAACTGACATTTCATCAAGAAACCCGGCAGCTTTCCGTGTTTGCCCTTACCGAGATCGAGCCGGGAAAGATTGGTCCGAATCTCATAGACCATGCAGAAGGACCACCTTGCGATGCTCCATCGTTGCCTGTGGACGGCTCGACGTCAGTCCCTGTTAAAGCCTGGCCGCCTTCCTGCGGTCTCTATGTGGCTCATATGACCTCAGGCCAGATCTTTGAAGTTGGATCGAGAGATACGACCATGGATTTGGTGGCAAGCTCCCTTTCCAGTCTTGGACAACTAGAGCGACCTATGATCGACGGAACCGGGCTCACTGGAAGATTCGACTTCATTCTGAGATGGACACCGTCGCCATCAAGCCCCATCCTTCCGCCGGGTACAACTCTTTCGCCCGATGCGGAAGGAACTACATTTACTGAAGCTTTGAAAGACCAGCTCGGAATGAAATTGAAACCTACCAAATCTCCGATGCAGATCTTGGTTGTGGACCATTTAGAGAGACCATCGGAAAATTAG
- a CDS encoding TlpA disulfide reductase family protein, whose amino-acid sequence MKRAWKWIGGTFIVLCVLVALAGFLLFHAVRRNVESRSPGLIAVSLPAPDLAFQTLDGHERHLSDYKGKVVFLDLWGTWCIQCVAEMPTVQALYDRYKNDPEVIFLIVSRLDTPQRVEHYARLGHYSLPFFVTRDEDIPPSMYFHQYPATFLYSKDGRIAAQHAGGADWNDPSVSAFIDGLKSHSK is encoded by the coding sequence ATGAAACGAGCGTGGAAGTGGATCGGCGGAACTTTTATCGTTTTGTGCGTTCTCGTGGCTCTTGCGGGATTTCTGCTCTTTCACGCTGTCCGAAGAAACGTTGAATCGCGGTCCCCTGGGCTCATCGCTGTATCACTGCCAGCACCGGACCTCGCGTTCCAAACACTCGATGGGCACGAGCGGCACCTGAGCGACTACAAAGGAAAGGTCGTCTTTCTCGATCTCTGGGGAACATGGTGCATACAGTGTGTAGCAGAAATGCCCACGGTGCAGGCACTCTACGACCGATACAAGAACGATCCAGAGGTAATCTTTCTGATCGTCTCCCGGTTGGATACGCCACAACGCGTGGAACACTATGCGCGACTCGGCCACTATTCCTTGCCGTTCTTCGTGACACGAGATGAAGATATTCCGCCCTCAATGTACTTTCACCAATACCCGGCAACATTCCTCTATTCCAAAGACGGCAGAATTGCCGCCCAGCATGCCGGCGGAGCTGATTGGAATGATCCAAGTGTTTCCGCTTTCATTGATGGACTGAAGAGCCACTCAAAATAG